The segment GCAGTGTCAACGCGAGGGCCAGCACGGTGAGGATGGCGATGGCCGTCGGCGGGCCGGCGGTGCGGAACATGCCGATCTTCGTGAAGATCATGGAGCCCGAGGCGACGGCGATGGTGAGGGCCGACGCGACGAGGATCGGTGCGGTGCGACCGCTTGCTGCGGCGACGGCGTCGCCCACGGGCAGGTCGCGACGACGGCCCTCGTGGTAGGCGGCGAGGGTGAAGATCGCGTAGTCGGTGACGGCGCCGAGCACCAGTGCCGTCATGATCGCGATGGTGAAGTTGGAAATGGAGATCCAGCCGTGGCCGCCGAGGAACGACGCGATCGGGCGTGCGATCGCCAGGCCCAGCGCCAGGGTGATCAGCGGGACCGCCGCTGTCGACACCTTGCGATACACGGCGAAGACGATCACCGAGATCAGCAGGATCGATACCACGGTGATGATGAGCAGGGAGAAGTCGATCGCGGAGAACAGGTCGGCGAGCGTCGCAGTGGGGCCGGTGTAGAAGGTCTGCAGGCCGGCGGGCGGCTTCGCAGCGTCGATCTCTGCGCGGATGCCCTGGGCGGCGTGGTGGGCGCGGGTGGAGCCGACCGATCCCTCGGCGGCGATCAGCAGGTGCACCGCCTTCCCGTCAGGACTGACGGCCGACTCCCGCGTCACCGGCTTTCCGTAGAAGTCGATCAGGTAGGCGATGTCGTCGCTTTTGGTGAGGCGGTCCACCAGGCGGCCGTAGTAGGCCCGGTCCTGCGGGCCGAAGCCCTTCTCGTCGACCAGGACCACGCTGCTGACGGCGTTCGACGGCGGGACGCCGAAGTCGTGCGCCATCTGCTCGAGGTGCTGGTTGGCGGGCAGCGACGACGGTAGGAAGTCGGCGGAGGTCTTCGACACCGTGACCTCGAGCTGGGGGACGGCGACGTTCAGTCCCGCCGCCAGCACGATCCAGAATCCCAGGATCCACCAGGCATGCCGATGCGCGAAACGTCCGACGCCGGTAAATGTCCGGCTGGTTCCGTGAGCCATCGCTCCTCCTCGATTCCGGCGCCGGAGCCCCGGCGCAATAGGTGTAACCATAAGTTGCATAGAACGATTGGTCTACGGTGATGCTCGGCACATTGAAAGTCGCGACGATCTGCCGAGGCCGTGCATGTGGCGCAGGTCGGTTCGCGTAGACTTCCTGAAGTCGCGCTCCGCGTGGCATGCCCCTATAGCTCAGTTGGTAGAGCTACGGACTTTTAATCCGCAGGTCGTAGGTTCGAGCCCTACTGGGGGCACAGTGAAAGGCCGGGCCGGGGATGGGTTCCCCGGTCTGGCCTTTTGTCTGGAGCAGATGGCGCGGATCGAGCCGGCTGGACTGCCCTAGGCTTGTCGAGTGCCGCCTGCGAGCGCAGCGAGCACGCGGCGTATCGCGACGACCGTGAGTTTCGCTGGGGCGCAGTGGTTTTCGCCGGTCGCTACCCAGCCCGCGGCACGAGGTCTCGATACTCGTCGAGCGCTCGCAAGCTCGCGTCGGCGAACTCGACCACCCTGGGGAATGGCCGCCCGCCTGACATATTGCCGACGAACCTCGCTCAGAGGGACGAAATTTGCGCTACGCCTCCGCGGGCAGGCCCTCGAGGCGGCGGACGATGTCGCGGGCGCCGAGGTATTCCTGCCAGGCCTCCGGAAGCATCTCGGAGACGGCGGCGAACTCGAAGACGTACAGCATCACCGCCAGGCGGGCGCCGTCGTCCATGCCGGCCTTCGCGGCGACGATCGCGGCGAAGATCTGCAGCACGACGGTCAGTACGAGGGCGACGGCGAGGTTGGAGGCGTCGAGGTCGGACAGTTTGATCTGCCAGACGTTCAGCATCGAGATGTGCTTGCGGATCTTGGGGCGGTCGTCGAGTTGCAGGACCTCCACCTGGTGCTCGAACTCGTCGTTGAGCTTCCGGTTCAGTCGCAGGGTTCGTCGGGTGGACATCGCGTAGACCAGCAGGATCACGACCGCCATCGCGAGGGCTGCGAGGAAGATCGGGAAGCTCAATGCGGCGAGGAAGACCAGCGTTCCGATGAAGGCACCGACCGCGGCGACGATCATGGGAAGGCCGTGCTCGACGAAGTCGAGAGCCTCGCGGAGCATGTTCAGCCGGGCGGACTTGGTCGAGAGATCGGCGTCGGCCGAGTAGCTGTCAGCGCTCAACTGCTCGTAGATCCGCGCGTACCGGCGGACGTCGAGCAGACGTCGAACCGTCGCGAGCGCGGCGGTCGCGAGGCCGACGATGCCGAGGGTGATCAACCCGCGGTATGAGCCGTCGAGGTAGTCGTCGATCGCGAGGCCGATCAGAAACGGAGCGAAGACGGCGCCGACCGCCTCGGCGGCCATCATGAGCACCGACGTGCCGATCAGCGCGCGGTGTCCGCCGAATGTTGACCACATGCGAACAAGCGTAGAGGGCAAGTCGGACAACCGAACCCGGGTTCGGAAGGCCTGTCACACCGGGATTCGCGCACCGAGCACGACGAGCTGCTCCCGCGGCAGGCTGAAGTGGTGACTCGCGTTTGGGGGTAATGCAATCTTCGTCCCCGTGATGTCGGCTGCCGGGCATATTGTCGGCGAATCGTGCTCAGGGGGACGAAGATTGCATCGCTGCCGGTCATGCGGGGCCTCGATACACGTCGAGCGCTCGCAAGCTCGCGTCGGCGAACTCGCCCAGCCTGGGACGAAACTACGACAGCCCGAGCGGCTGCCGGAGGACGCAGTCGAATTGGTCTTGGCGCAGCTCACACCGGGATCCGCGCGCCGAGTACGACGAGCTGCTCCCGCGGCAGGCTGAAGTGGTCGCTGGCGTCGGACGCCACGTGGCTGCTCGCGAGGAACACCCGCTTGCGCCAGGTGGGCAGGCCGGGCTCGTCGCTCAGGCGCATCTCCACGGTCGAGAGGAAATAGGTGGCGCCGTCGAGGTCGACGCCGGCGGGCAGGTCGCGGTAGCGGGCGAGAGTCGCGGGGATGTCGGGCGACTCGGCGTAACCGAACCGGATGGTGAGACCGTCGATGCCGGGGTTGTCGTCGCCGAGATCGCGCTTCACGAAGCGGTCGGCGTCGTCGATCCGCGGAACGGTCGCCACTTGAACGGCGACGATCAGCACGTGACGATGGCGGACCCGGTTGTGCTCCACATTGGAGCGGAACGCCAGCGGTGCCGACTTCGGGTCGCGGTTGAGGAACACGGCCGTGCCGTCGACGGTCTCGATGCCCTGCCTGGACCGGAGAGAGACGAGGAAATCGGGGAGCGGACCCTCGAGCGTGCTGCGCCGCGCGCCGACGAACAGTCGCCCTCGACGCCAGGTCGTCATGACGATGAACGCGGCGAGCGCCATCACCATCGGCAGCCACGCGCCGTGCACGAACTTGGTGATGTTGGCGCCGAAGAACAGCAGGTCGACGGTCAGCAGGATCAGAGCGCTCGGCACCAGCGCCCACCACGGGGCGTGCCAGCGGTGCCGCGCGACGACGAAGAACAGGACCGTGGTGATGGCGATGGTGCCGGTGACCGCCATGCCGTAGGCGTACGCGAGGGCGTCGGAGCTGCGGAACGCGAAGACCAGGGTGATGACCGAGACCATCAGGAACCAGTTGAGCCACGGCACGTACACCTGCCCGTACTGGCGGTCGGACGTGTGGACCAGCCGTAGGCGCGGCATGTAGCCGAGCTGCGCCGCCTGCGCCGCGACCGAGAACGCTCCCGAGATGACGGCCTGCGCGGCGATGACCGTCGCCATCGTGGTCAGCACGACGAGCGGGATCTGCGCCCAATCCGGGCTGAGAAGGAAGAACGGGGCGCTGAGGTTCGACGGGTCGTGCACCACCAGCGCACCCTGCCCGAGGTAGCAGAGCGTCAGCGCCGGCGCGACGATGAACAGCCATGCGACCGAGATCGGCTGTCGACCGAAGTGGCCCATGTCGGCGTACAGGGCTTCGGCGCCGGTCACCGCCAGCACGACCGCCGCGAGCGCGAAGAACGCGATGTGGAAATGGCCCGTCACGAACGTGAACGCGTACATCGGTGACAGTGCGCGCAGAATCCCCGGCTCGGTGGTGATCCCGCGGATCCCGAGGATGCTGATCACCGCGAACCACAGCACCATCACCGGACCGAAGAACCGGCCCACCCGGCCACTGCCGAACTTCTGCGCCAGGAACAGGACGAACACGATGGCCGCAGTCAGCGGCACCACCCACGAGTGCAGCGCCGGATCGACCACCTTCAGACCCTCGACGGCGGAGAGGACGGAAATAGCCGGGGTGATGATGCTGTCGCCCAGGAACAGGGCGGCGCCGAGGACTCCGAGCCCGGCGAGGATGCCGAACACGCGTGGGTTGATCTCGGTGATCCACCGCTTCAGAAGGGTCATCAGCGCGAGGATGCCGCCCTCGCCGTCGTTGTCGGCGCGCATCGCGAGGAGGACATAGGTGACGGTCACGATGATCATCACCGACCAGAAGATCAGAGAGACGACGCCGTACACGTTGTCGACCGTCGGGGCGATCGGGTGGGGGTCGTGCGGATCGAAGACCGTCTGGACGGTGTAGATCGGGCTGGTGCCGAGGTCGCCGAAGACCACGCCGAGGGCGCCGACGACGAGGGCCGCGCGGAGCGGGTGCGCGACCGTCGGCGTCGCACTGATGTCTGAGGACATTCACCGGAGATTACGCCCGGATCCCGACGCCCGTCGGACGTCGCGGCCGAGCGGTGCTCCGTACCCCGGGTTAATCACCGGAAAACAAGGGGTGAGCAGCGGATTTGTGTTCTTGCGCAGTGATCGCATAGAGTTTGTCTCGCTCCCAACGAGGAACACCGGCCCCCTTCGTCTAGCGGCCTAGGACGCCGCCCTTTCAAGGCGGTAGCGCGGGTTCGAATCCCGTAGGGGGTACGCACCGAAGATCTGCTAAGGTCTTCGAGGCACACAACAGAATATGGCCCTGTGGCGCAGTTGGTTAGCGCGCCGCCCTGTCACGGCGGAGGTCGCGGGTTCGAGTCCCGTCAGGGTCGCTTTGGTTTCGGTTTTACCGATGCCTTCGGCCAGGTAGCTCAGTTGGTACGAGCGTCCGCCTGAAAAGCGGAAGGTCGTCGGTTCGATCCCGACTCTGGCCACATTCTGGAAAGAAGCCCACCGAGAAATCGGTGGGCTTCTTTTGTTTCTGGAGGTGGGGCGACGCGCTCGGCTCGCCCTCAACCAGCGGGAGGGGCTCCGCTCCACCGCTCAACCGACGGCGGGACGGTCGTGAGTCGGCCGACAGCGCTTCCTCCGCGTAATCTATGGGTTCAGTTAGTTGTTCTCGCCGCGCTGTGTAAGGGTTTTCGGTGAGGAAGTCGCAGGACGAGGAGGGGCGATGGCCAACGACGGGACGCCGCAGGCGGACGAGCCAGGGCTGAACGTTGTCGACAACGTCGTCGATCGTGGATACACAGTCGAACGACTGGTGGAGAACCCGGTCGAGACGGTGATCGATAAGCCGGTCACGTTGGAACGGATCGTCGAGCGGCTGGTGGTCAACACCGTCGACACCATCATCGACAAGCCGGCCACCGTGTCGCGCCTGGTGGAGAAGCCGGTCGTGACCGTCGTCGACGAGATCGCCGACAAGCCGGTCAGCGTCACCCGCATCGTCGAACGACCCGTCGTCACCGTCGAAGACGAGATCGCCGACAAGCCCGTCAACCTCCACCGCCTGGTCGAGAAGCCCGTCGTCACCGTGATCGACGACATCGTCGAGAAGCCGGTCGACGTCCCGCGCATGGTGGAGGAAGTCGCCGTCACCTTCGTCGACGACTTCGTCGAGAAGCCCGTCGAACTGCCGCGCATCGTCGAGAAGCCGGTCGTCACCGTCGTCGACAAGATCGTCGAGAAGCCTGTCGAACTCCCGCGCATGGTGGAGCACCCGGTCGTCACGGTCTCCGACAAGATCGTCGAGAAGCCTGTCGAGATCTCTCGCCTGGTGGAGAAGCCCGCGGTCACGGTGGTCGACGACATCGTCGAGAAGCCCGTCGAGATCTCCCGCGCCGTCGAGAAGCCCGTCGTGACGGTGGTCGACGAGATCGTCGAGAAGCCCGTCGAGGTGCCGCGCGTCGTCGAGAAGCCGATCGTCACCGTGCACGACGACATCGTCGACACCGAGATCGAGATCCGCCGCCTGGTGGAGAAGCCGGTCGTCACCGTCCTGGACGACATCGTCGACAAGCCGATCGAGATCCAGCGACTCATCGAGAAGCTGCTGGTGACGGTGGTCGACGAGATCGTCGAGCGGCCCACCGAAGTCTCCCGCATGGTGGAGAAACTGCTCGTCGAGATCACCGACGACGTGGTAGAGAAGCCCATCAGCATCGAGCGCATGGTGGAGAAGCCGATCGTCACCATCGTCGACAAGGTGGTGGAGATCCCCGTCGAATCGATCGTCGAGAAGGTGATCGAGAAGCCCGTCGAGAAGATCGTCGAGGTGATCCGCGAGGTCCCCGTCGAGAAGATCGTCGAGAAGGAGATCGAGGTCCCCGTCGAGAAGATCGTCTATAAGCCTGTCGAAAAGGTTGTGGAGAAGGTCGTCGAGGGCGACGAGGACTCGGCCACCGAGACGGTGGTCGAGAAGGAGATCGAGATCCCGGTCGAGAAGATCGTCTACAAGACGGTCGAGAAGGTCGTGGAGAAGGAAGTCGAGCTCGTTCACGAGAAGGCCTCCATCAAGGAGGTCCCGGTGGAGCGCGAGGTGGTGGTCGAGCAGATCGTCGACAAGCCCATCGAACGCCCCGTCGACCATGTCATCGAGCGCGTCGTGGAAGTCCCGAACGTCGTCGAGAAGGTCATCGAGAAGGACGTCGACCGCGAGGTGGAGCGGGTCGTCGAGATCCCGAACGTCACCGAGAAACTGGTCGAGAAGAACGTCGACCACGTGGTGGAGCGGATCGTCGAGAAGCCGAACGTCGTCGAGAAGATCGTCGAGAAGCCGGTGGAGCACGTCATCGAGCGCGTGGTCGAGAAGCCCGAGCTGATCGAGGAGATCGTCGAGAAGCCGGTGGAGCACACCGTGCAGCGCACCGTCGAGGTCCCGAACGTCGTCGAGGAAGTCGTCGAGAAGTCGGTCGACCACGTGGTCGAGAAGGTCGTCGAGGTCCCGCACGTGATCGAGCACGTGGTGGACAAGCCGGTGGACCGCGTGGTGGAGCGGGTCGTCGAGATCCCCAACGTCGTCGAAGAAGTGGTGGAGAAGTCCGTCGACCACACCGTCACGCGCATCGTCGAGACGCCGAACATGGTCGAGGAGATCGTCGAGACCCCGATTGACCACACGGTCGAGAAGATCGTCGAGGTCCCGAACGTGATCGAGCAGGTCATCGAGAAGCCCGTCGACCGGGTGGTGGAGCGCACCGTCGAGGTCCCGAACATCGTCGACAAGATCGTCGAGAAGCCGATCGACCGGGTGGTGGAGCGCATCATCGAGCGACCGAACGTGGTCGAGAAGGTGGTTGAGCAGCCCGTCGACCGGATCGTCGAGCGCATCGTCGAGGTCCCCAACGTGGTCGAGAAGGTGGTCGACAAGCCGGTCGAGCACATCGTCGAGAAGATCGTCGAACGCCCGGAGATCGTCGAGAAGGTGGTGGAGCAGGAAGTCCGCCGCGAGTTCGACAAGAACGTGCAGACCCCGGTCCTCATCGAGAACGTCATCGAGAAGCGCGTCGACCACGTGGTGGAGCGCATCGTCGAGAAGCCGGTGGAGCACATCATCGAGAAGGTGATCGAGAAGCCGGTCTACGTCGAGGTGGAGAAGATCGTCGAGAAGCCGATCGAGCAGATCGTCGTCGTCGAGAAGCCGGTGATCGTGCGGCGCGTGGTGGAGAAGGAAGTCGAGACCTACATCGACGAGGTGCCCGACGAGGTCCGCGCAGTGACGCACGACCAGCCCGCCGCGGAACCCTCCGAGGGAGCCCGCGCGCAGTTCCTGTCGTCGGAGACCGACGACAGCAAGCACTCGTGGATCAACCGGGAGACCGGAGAGCATCCGGGCGACGGCTTCGCCGGCTCGGACTCGGAGGCGACGCTCCCGCGGCCCCATGTGGATCCGTCGTACCAGGTGCGGAAGGCCCGTCACCGCAGCGAGGACTGAGACGTCTCAGCCGGCGGCGGGTCGCAGAGTCGACCATCGACTCTCCCGCGCCGGGCCCGACCGACAGTAGGAAGCGGCCGGCCCGCGACTCTAGAGTGGACCCATGAAAGCTGTGGTGTGTCACGAGGGTTCGCTCGACGTCCAGGAAGTCCAGATGCCGGAGCCGGGACCCGGCCATGTCCTGATCAAGGTGCTGCGCGCCGGGATCTGCGGCTCCGACCTGCATGCACGCGTGCACGGCGATGTCGCCGCCGACATCGGGCAGAAGGTCGGCTACGACAACTTCATGCGACCGTCGCAGAGCGTGGTGATGGGGCACGAGTTCGTCGGCGAGGTGGTCTCGTACGGTCCCAAGTGCCGTAAGCGCTGGAAGCCGGGGACCTCGGTGGTGGCTCTGCCGATCATCCGCCACGACGACGAGGTGGAGATGGTGGGCCTGTCCGCGCAGGCTCCCGGCGCCTACGCCGAGTACATGGTGGTCCAGGAGGACCTCGCGATGCCGGTCCCGGAGGGGCTCCGTCCTGAACTCGCCGCCCTGACCGAGCCGCTCGCCGTCGCCCATCATGCGGTGCGACGCGGCGACGTGAGCAAGCGCGACGTCGCGGTGGTCGTGGGCTGCGGGCCGATCGGCCTCGCGGTGATCCTCATGCTCAAGGCCGTGGGCGTGAAGACGGTCGTCGCGAGCGACCTGTCGGCGCTGCGGCGCGACCTGGCCCGCGAGTGCGGCGCCGACATCGTCGTCGACCCAGCGGTCGACAGCCCGTGGGATGTGACACCCGCGCAGGACAAGTACTTCACCCGCGTCGGCGACCTGTTCTCGGTGGCCTTCGACGCCATGCACGCTCTGCAGTTCGTCCCGGGCGTCCCGTGGTGGTCGCTGATGGGCGTCGCGGACAAGTTGGCGCTGACCCCGAGCGGCCCCGTGGTCTTCGAATGCGTCGGCGTGCCCGGCATGATCGACGACCTGGTGACCGGCGCGCCGTTCCGGTCGCGCGTGGTGGTGGTCGGCGTGTGCATGGAGCCCGACACCTTCCAGCCGGCGATGGCGGGCAACAAGGAGATCGACCTGCGGTTCGTCTTCGGCTACGACCCGGCGGAGTTCCGCAACACGCTGCACATGATCGCCCGCGGCAAGGTGCGGCCCGAGCCGCTGCTGACCGGGACCGTGGGCCTGGGCGGCACGGCGGCGGCCTTCGACGCGCTGGGCTCGGCGCAGCACCACGCCAAGGTGCTCATCGACCCGCAGAGCGACGTCGTGGAGGTGTGATCGGAAGGGGAGCGGTGCTGCAGGTCGTGTGAAGGTCGTCACATCGGGAAGCAAGCGGACCGCGGTCCGGTTATGCTTCATGTGTGGCGCTGAACGTGCCGACGAAAACTTCACAAGCCCTTCCGAATCACCTCTTCAAGGAGAACAGCATGACTGCAGCAACCCTCGTCCCCACCGAGCTGACCGCCGGCACCTGGAACATCGATCCGGTCCACTCGACCATCGGCTTCTCGGTCCGTCACCTCATGGTCTCGAAGGTCCGCGGCACGTTCGACACCTTCTCGGGCGCCATCGAGATCGCCGAGGACGGCACCCCCTCGGTGAAGGCCGAGATCGACGTGACCTCGATCAACACCCGCAACGAGCAGCGTGACGGCCACATCAAGTCGGCCGACTTCTTCGACGCCGAGAAGTTCCCGACCGCCACCTTCGTCTCGACCGGCGTCGTCGCCAAGGGCGACGACTACGAGCTCACCGGCGACTTCACCCTCAAGGGCATCACCAAGCCGGTGACCCTGAAGATGGAGTTCAACGGCGTCAACCCGGGCATGGGCCACGGCCCCGTCGCCGGCTTCGAGGCCACCACCGTCATCAACCGCAAGGACTTCGGCATCGACATCGAGATGCCCCTCGAGACCGGCGGCACCGTGGTCGGCGACAAGATCTCGCTGACCTTCGAGATCGAAGCGGGTCTCGCAGCCTGATCGCTCCTCCTCATCGCCTCCCGGTTGTTGGGTAATCTCAGTGGGATTCCAACGGCCGGGAGGTGATCTGTTTGCGTACTGAGACACGCGCGGAACTCCACCGTTTCGCGGACTGGGTGGATCGCCGGCTGAAGGTCGCCTATTTCGGCGGCCGACTGGTCGACGGCGGCAGTGAACGTCTCGCCTCGGAGTGGCGCGACATGGACGTGGCTCTGCGCCGCGGGATCGTCGCCCGGGCGTTGATGCTCGGCGGCACGATCGTCGGCGGCGCCAAGATCCTGATCAGCATCGAGACCTTCGTCGCGGTGATGCTCGCGTTCAGCGGGGGCGAGCTCACCCTCCACGCGGGCAACGGCGACCCCGGCATGATCGCGGTGATCCTCTCGACCATCGTCGGTCTGGTGGTCAGCATCGTCATCTCGCTGCTGTTCCTGCGGCCGCAGATGGACTGGTTCGTGACCGGCGACGTCGCCGACGACGAACGCCGCCGCAAGATCCAAGTGATACCGATGCGGGTGGCGCAGGCCGACGTCTGCGGCTGGCTCGCCGCCTACGTCGTGTACGTGATCCTCTCCGGAGCGGCCCAGACCTTTCTGCTGGCGATGCTCGTCGCCTTCCTGTTCGCCGCCGTCACCTCCGCGTGCCTGAACTACATGTTCATCGAGAGCGCCGTCCGGCCGCTGGTGGTCCTGGCGCTCGGCGGCCGTGCGATGGCCGACGTGATGCACGGCGTCCGCGAACGGATGCTCGTGATCTGGGTGGTGTCGTCGGCGGTGCCGATGCTCGGCATGCTCTCGATCATCGTCGGCCGCGCCATGAACATCGTGCCGGGCGTGCTCGACGACCACTTCGACTGGCCGATCGCCTTCCTCGCGTTCATCGCGCTGGCCTCCGGCGGCCGCGTGGTGGGGCTGGTGGGCCGTGCGTTCCGTGATCCGCTCACCGAGATGACCGAGGTCGTCAAAGCTGCCGGCGAGGGCGACCTGACCCGCCGCGTCGCGGTGTACGACTCGTCGGAGATCGGTGTCCTGCAGGACGGTTTCAACAGCATGCTCGAGGGTCTGGAGGAACGCGACCGCATGCGCGAGATCTTCTCCCGTCACGTCGGCGTCGGCGTCGCCGACCTGGCCCTGGAGCACGGCGGGGAACTCGTCGGAGCCAACTCCGACGTGGCCGTCATCTTCGTCGACATCACCGGTTCGACGTCGTTCGCGGCGCACCGCGACCCGCGGGAGACGGCGGTGGTCCTGAACGCCTTCTTCTCGATCGTCGCCGAGGTGGTGGAGCAGCACGGCGGCTTCATCAACAAGTTCGAGGGCGACGCCGCACTGATGATCTTCGGTGCGCCCGCACCCCTGGACAACGCAGCCCAGTCCGCGTTGGCCGCGGCCCGAGCCCTGGGCGAGGCGCTCGGCGAGAAGCTGCCCCTGGAGTGGGGGATGGGCGTCTCGTACGGGCAGGTCTTCGCAGGCAACATCGGTGCACGGACCCGCTACGAGTACACCGTCATCGGTGATCCGGTCAACGAGAGCGCCCGCCTGTCCGACCGGGCCAAGGAGGGGCACTCGCCGATCCTCGCCAGCGGGCAGACGGTCGACGCGGCTGATGCCGATGAGACGGCGCGGTGGCGTCGCGTCGACCGGATCACCCTCCGCGGACGGCCGGAGGCCACCGAGGTCTTCGCGCCGCGCGAACTCCTGGTCCCGGCCCAGCCGCCGTCGCTGGGTAGTGTGCTCTCCGAACTGGTGAAGTTCGGCAAGCCACGAGAGCGGACCGCGCGGTCCGCACCGAAGGAGCACTGACGATGAGTGGATGGTCGCCCGACCGCATTCCCGACCAGCACGGTCGCCGGTTCGTGATCACCGGTGCCAACAGCGGCCTCGGCGCCGAGACGGCCGCCGTCCTCGCCGCGCGCGGTGCCCGGGTGACCCTCGCGTGCCGGAACCTCGAGAAGGCGGCCGTCGTCGCCGATCGGATCGGTTCGGCCGCCACCGTCGCCCACCTGGATCTGGCGGACCTCTCTTCGGTCCGCGAGTTCGCCGGCACCGTCGACGCCGTGGACGTCCTCATCAACAACGCCGGCGTGATGGCGCTGCCGTTGCGGCGGACCGCCGACGGCTTCGAGATGCAGATGGGCACCAACCATCTCGGGCACTTCGCGCTCACCGGGCTGCTGCTGCCGAAGCTGACCGAGCGGGTGGTGACGCTCTCGTCGCTGGCGCACCTGGGTGGCAGCGTCCGCGTCGACGACCTGAACTGGGAACGGCGACGCTACAACCGGTGGGCCGCCTACGGGGACTCGAAGCTCGCCAACCTGGTCTTCGCGCAAGAGTTGGCGCGTCGGATCACGGCCGCCGGTTCGAGCCTGCGGTCGGTCGTCGCCCACCCCGGCTACGCCGCGACCGAACTGATGGGTCACTCGGAGACGCCGGTCGACTATCTGATGAAGGCCGGTGCGCTGCTTCGCGTCGGGCAGCCCGCCGACCAGGGGGCGCTGCCGTCGCTGTACGCCGCGACCGCGGACGTTCCCAACGGCAGTTACTGGGGACCGAGCCTGGTGCTGCGCGGCGGGCCGTCTCCGGCGCGCTACCGCTCGATCGTCGACGACCAGTCGGTCCGCGACAAGCTGTGGGCGGTGTCGGAGAAGCTGACCGGCGTCACCGTCGACGTGCCCGCCTGACAAGTTGACTGATTTCCGGTGATCAGAAGGTTGACGTCGGCAGTTCGCCGGACGACGCGGCCTTCCCCGCACCACTTGTCGGCGAGTCGCACCACTTGTGTTTCTCGCACTCGGTCGCGACTGAGTGCGGGAAACACAAGTGGTGCCACTGGTCGACAGATGGTGCCGCAACCTCTCTCCTGCAGGACTCAGGGATAGTCACCGAACTCCGTGCGGCCGGAACTGGATGCTGATCCGCGGGCCCGCGCCCGGCGACTTCGGCACGGCGTGATCCCACGTTCGCTGGCAGCTCCCGCCCATGACCAGCAGGTCGCCCGAGCCGAGCACGAACTTGCGCGACGGACCGCCGCCGCGCGGACGCAGCAGCAGGGTGCGCGGCGAGCCGAGCGACACGATCCCGATCAGGGTGTCGCAGTCCCGGCCGCGACCGATCCGGTCGCCGTGCCAGGCGACGCTGTCGGCGCCGTCGCGGTACAGTGCCAGCCCCGACGTGGCGAAACCTTCGGGCAGGTCGGCTCGATAATGACTGCTCAGCGCGTCGCGCGCGACGCCGATCAGCGGGTGCGGCAGCGGGGCGTTCTGGTCGTAGAACGAGAGCAGACGGGGGACGTCGAGCATCCGCTCGTACATCTGTCGGCGCTCGGCACGCCACGGGACGTCGGCGCGGAGAGCGTCGAACAGTGGGAGTGAGCCGGTGATCCAGCCGGGGCGGACGTCGACCCACGCGCCATCGGTCAGCTCGTGCCGGACGAC is part of the Gordonia phthalatica genome and harbors:
- a CDS encoding oxidoreductase, with the translated sequence MSGWSPDRIPDQHGRRFVITGANSGLGAETAAVLAARGARVTLACRNLEKAAVVADRIGSAATVAHLDLADLSSVREFAGTVDAVDVLINNAGVMALPLRRTADGFEMQMGTNHLGHFALTGLLLPKLTERVVTLSSLAHLGGSVRVDDLNWERRRYNRWAAYGDSKLANLVFAQELARRITAAGSSLRSVVAHPGYAATELMGHSETPVDYLMKAGALLRVGQPADQGALPSLYAATADVPNGSYWGPSLVLRGGPSPARYRSIVDDQSVRDKLWAVSEKLTGVTVDVPA
- a CDS encoding alpha-ketoglutarate-dependent dioxygenase AlkB, encoding MTTGVQASLFDAVSTDAPALAPLRSGVVRHELTDGAWVDVRPGWITGSLPLFDALRADVPWRAERRQMYERMLDVPRLLSFYDQNAPLPHPLIGVARDALSSHYRADLPEGFATSGLALYRDGADSVAWHGDRIGRGRDCDTLIGIVSLGSPRTLLLRPRGGGPSRKFVLGSGDLLVMGGSCQRTWDHAVPKSPGAGPRISIQFRPHGVR